The genome window TGAGAGATTTTATCATCAAGCGCGGATTCCTTGACGGCGTCCCGGGGCTCATAATCGTGGCATCCACTATGTACTATGTCTTTATGAAACATGCTAGACTGTGGGAGATGGAAAAAATGCAAGGCAGAAGGCATGAGCGCGCTGCGCGATAAGAAAATACTGGTAACCGGCGGTCTCGGTTTTATCGGCAGTAACCTCTGTATAGACCTGGTCAAGTCGGGTGCCCGCGTGACAATCGTCGACAACATGCTGCCCAGACAGGGCGGCAACCTCTTCAACATCAAAGAGATAGAAGACAACGTGCAGGTACAGTTTTCGGACGTGCGCGATCAGTTCTCGATGAACTACCTGGTGCGCGGCGTTGATTACGTGTTTCATCTCGCCGGTCAGGTGAATCACGTGGACAGCATGCGCAACCCCTTGCAGGATCTGGACATCAACTGCAAGGGCACCCTTGTACTTCTGGAAGCGCTGCGCCTGAACAACAGAAACGCGAAAGTGATCTTTGCAGGTACGAGAGGCGAGTACGGCTCGAGCGTCAAGTTGCCCGTGGACGAGGATCATCCCACGAATCCCAAAGGGATCTATGCGGTGACCAACCTGAGCGCGGAGAAAATGGTGCTCGTCTACGACGACATCCACGGTATAAAGGGCACCTGCCTGCGCATCACCAATACGTATGGGCCTCGCCACCAGATGATGCACGATGAGTACGGTGTCTTCAACTGGTTCGTGCGCAAAGCGCTGGACGATGCTGAGATACCGGTATTCGGGGATGGCCGGATCCTCCGCGATTTTCTCTATGTGGACGACCTGGTGCGGTGTCTTATCATGGTGTCTTCGACCGACAGGGCGTACGGCCAGGTCTTCAACGTGGGGGCAGGCACCCCCGTCTCCTTCCAATCCCTTGCTGAAACCATTGTGAGGGTTGTCGGAAAGGGCAGGGTAAAGTTCACGGAGTTTACCCAGGAGCGAAAGGAAGTTGAGCCCGGGGATTACTACACGAATATCGCGAAGATAGAATCCTGCACCGGGTGGACGCCCCGGGTCAGCCTCGAAGAGGGGATCAGAAAGACCGCAGACTTCTACCGCACGCATCGAAAGGAATACTGGCAATGATCGTCAAGATATTCGACCTTCAGCGGGAGTATGAAGCTCTCCGCAAGGACATGCTGCGTCTTTTTGAGCAGGTACACCTTGGCGGTGAGTTCATTCTCGGCAAACATGTGAAGACATTTGAGGAAGATTTTGCAACGTATATCGGCTCCCGCTGGACCGTGGGCGTCGGCTCAGGAACCGATGCTATAAGGATAGGCGGCCTTGCCTGCGGCCTCAAAGCGGGTGACAAGCTTGTCACCACGCCCAATACGTATATCGCGACAGCCATGGCCCTCTCGATGCACGGGGTGACACCGGTGTTGTGTGATATAGAGCCTGACACGCACAACATGGACCCTGACCGCCTGGAAGAGGTACTGAAAAAGGAAAAAAATGTACAGCTCTGCATTCCCGTGCATCTCTACGGCCATGCAGCACCGATGGATGAGATCCTTGGTTGTTGCAAGCGCCATGGAGTGTCTGTCTTTGAAGACGCATGCCAGGCCCACGGCGCATCCTATAAGGGAAAGAAAGTGGGTACCTTCGGCAAGGCGGCCGCTTTCAGTTTTTATCCTACGAAGAACCTCGGCTGTCAGGGTGACGGCGGCGCCATTACCACCTCCGATGAAGAAACATACAAGAGCGCGAGCCGGCTTCGTAATTACGGCCAGACAGATAAACATGTGCACGTCGTGGAGGGTTTCAACTCACGGCTTGATGAACTGCACGCGGCCTTTCTCAGCTTCAAGCTGCGGGAACTCGATACATGGAATGAACAGCGCCGGAAGCTTGCAGCACTGTACCGGCGCGAACTGGAAGGTACACCGCTCGTGCTGCCGGTTGAAAAGCCCTATGCCTACCACGTCTATCATCTTTTCGTGGTTAGGAGTAAGACGAGAGACGCATTGCAGGAATACCTCAAGGGCAAAGGTGTCTCAACACTCATCCACTACCCTACGCCCATACATCTTCAGGAGGTCTAC of Syntrophorhabdales bacterium contains these proteins:
- a CDS encoding GDP-mannose 4,6-dehydratase — its product is MSALRDKKILVTGGLGFIGSNLCIDLVKSGARVTIVDNMLPRQGGNLFNIKEIEDNVQVQFSDVRDQFSMNYLVRGVDYVFHLAGQVNHVDSMRNPLQDLDINCKGTLVLLEALRLNNRNAKVIFAGTRGEYGSSVKLPVDEDHPTNPKGIYAVTNLSAEKMVLVYDDIHGIKGTCLRITNTYGPRHQMMHDEYGVFNWFVRKALDDAEIPVFGDGRILRDFLYVDDLVRCLIMVSSTDRAYGQVFNVGAGTPVSFQSLAETIVRVVGKGRVKFTEFTQERKEVEPGDYYTNIAKIESCTGWTPRVSLEEGIRKTADFYRTHRKEYWQ
- a CDS encoding DegT/DnrJ/EryC1/StrS family aminotransferase → MIVKIFDLQREYEALRKDMLRLFEQVHLGGEFILGKHVKTFEEDFATYIGSRWTVGVGSGTDAIRIGGLACGLKAGDKLVTTPNTYIATAMALSMHGVTPVLCDIEPDTHNMDPDRLEEVLKKEKNVQLCIPVHLYGHAAPMDEILGCCKRHGVSVFEDACQAHGASYKGKKVGTFGKAAAFSFYPTKNLGCQGDGGAITTSDEETYKSASRLRNYGQTDKHVHVVEGFNSRLDELHAAFLSFKLRELDTWNEQRRKLAALYRRELEGTPLVLPVEKPYAYHVYHLFVVRSKTRDALQEYLKGKGVSTLIHYPTPIHLQEVYRHLGYKRGDFPHAEQGAAEILSLPMYPGLREDEVLYVCGTIKAFFRQ